Proteins encoded within one genomic window of Phototrophicus methaneseepsis:
- a CDS encoding dienelactone hydrolase family protein, with protein MPIHDSNRIEFAIENGNIHISSASGEALPAYWAHPVTGDEFPAIALLHDWWGLTNLHRLLANFYAHLGFYVIVPDMFQGEVATTPQQALRLMTQTEKTRYPIVETTIAVLEKHHRTNGHTAIVGSGMGGSLAFEAGVNRTDIEAVVAYGGFPQRYWFQFEQCQTPILAIYGSKEPYIKPQEIIRLTETFQRSARAKDHRVEVIAGAGHNFFTEDDTEEGREHSKQATNLTLAFLERYIERPDISEYAQY; from the coding sequence ATGCCCATTCACGATTCTAACCGCATTGAGTTTGCCATCGAGAACGGCAACATCCATATCAGCTCGGCATCTGGCGAGGCGCTACCGGCTTATTGGGCACACCCCGTCACAGGCGATGAGTTCCCGGCAATTGCCCTCTTGCATGATTGGTGGGGCCTGACGAATCTGCATCGCCTATTGGCGAACTTTTACGCTCATTTGGGTTTCTATGTGATTGTGCCGGATATGTTCCAGGGAGAAGTGGCAACCACGCCACAACAAGCGCTCCGCTTGATGACGCAAACCGAAAAAACGCGCTATCCCATTGTGGAAACTACTATAGCTGTGCTGGAAAAACATCATCGCACCAACGGGCACACCGCTATCGTTGGCAGCGGTATGGGCGGCTCCTTAGCATTCGAAGCAGGCGTCAACCGTACGGATATCGAAGCTGTGGTGGCGTATGGGGGCTTCCCGCAGCGTTATTGGTTCCAGTTCGAGCAGTGCCAGACCCCCATTCTGGCTATTTATGGCAGCAAAGAACCTTATATCAAACCCCAGGAAATCATCCGTTTGACGGAAACCTTCCAGCGTTCCGCGCGTGCGAAAGATCATCGTGTGGAAGTGATCGCAGGAGCAGGGCATAACTTCTTCACAGAAGATGATACGGAAGAAGGGCGCGAACATAGCAAGCAAGCCACCAATCTCACGTTGGCCTTTCTGGAGCGTTATATCGAACGGCCCGACATCAGCGAATACGCACAATATTAA
- a CDS encoding YchJ family protein — protein MKPFPPKNPCPCHSGDTYMACCRPFHQGKAAPTPVKLMRARYSAYALQNAEFIMQTTHRESPHYKTDKRLWRAEILAFTQQTEFIALTILNTTADTVTFRAGLLQNQRDASFTERSTFKRMDGKWQYVSGVYD, from the coding sequence ATGAAGCCATTCCCACCCAAGAACCCGTGCCCATGCCACAGCGGCGACACCTATATGGCCTGCTGCCGCCCATTCCACCAGGGCAAAGCCGCGCCAACCCCCGTCAAGCTTATGCGCGCCCGCTATAGTGCCTATGCCTTGCAAAATGCGGAATTCATCATGCAAACAACCCACAGGGAAAGCCCTCACTATAAAACTGATAAGCGTCTCTGGCGTGCTGAAATCCTTGCCTTTACACAGCAAACGGAATTCATCGCCCTGACAATCCTCAATACCACAGCCGATACCGTCACCTTCCGCGCGGGGCTCTTACAAAACCAACGCGACGCCAGTTTTACAGAGCGCAGCACCTTTAAAAGAATGGATGGCAAGTGGCAGTATGTCAGTGGTGTATATGACTGA
- a CDS encoding threonine/serine ThrE exporter family protein, producing the protein MTIAASHHSHKPELDREELRDVIRLSLWAGQMLLQSGADTKRVEETVHKLGTGLGADWMDIVITPDAIIATTINNYEFRTKVRRAPSRGVNFSVIAEVTDLSFRVQSGEIDRFALGDALVEIAKMKPHYNRWTVVFTVGLACGAFNKLFGGDDVTFLVTIIAASTAMFVRQELHHRNFNALLNWVVTAFVAGIIASLVERFGMSPVSGTAMSASVLLLVPGVPLIDSIEDFLNGHINNGVSRTVWGALLSLGIAAGLSLAIYLMGVNGL; encoded by the coding sequence GTGACTATTGCTGCAAGCCATCACTCTCACAAACCGGAACTCGACCGTGAAGAATTACGCGATGTGATCCGCCTGTCATTGTGGGCGGGCCAAATGCTGCTGCAAAGTGGTGCAGATACGAAACGGGTCGAAGAAACGGTCCATAAATTGGGCACTGGCCTCGGCGCGGATTGGATGGATATCGTCATCACGCCAGATGCCATCATCGCGACAACGATCAATAATTACGAATTCCGCACAAAAGTCCGGCGCGCCCCCTCTCGCGGCGTCAATTTTTCCGTCATTGCAGAAGTAACCGATCTTAGTTTCCGCGTGCAATCAGGCGAAATCGACCGCTTTGCCCTGGGCGATGCCCTGGTTGAAATCGCCAAGATGAAGCCCCATTACAATCGCTGGACAGTCGTCTTCACTGTAGGGCTCGCATGTGGTGCTTTTAATAAATTATTCGGTGGCGATGATGTCACCTTCCTCGTGACGATCATTGCAGCCTCAACAGCCATGTTCGTGCGGCAAGAACTCCACCATCGCAACTTCAACGCCTTGCTAAACTGGGTCGTGACCGCCTTTGTGGCTGGCATCATTGCCAGCTTGGTGGAGCGATTTGGTATGAGCCCCGTATCAGGGACGGCGATGTCAGCGTCTGTGCTGCTGCTGGTACCCGGTGTCCCCCTTATTGATAGCATTGAAGACTTCTTGAATGGGCACATCAATAATGGCGTTTCTCGCACAGTATGGGGTGCCCTCCTCTCCTTAGGGATCGCAGCGGGGCTTTCTTTGGCAATTTATCTCATGGGAGTAAACGGCTTATGA
- a CDS encoding threonine/serine exporter family protein, with protein MIDLWPIVVDAFWSGIAATGFAILFNVPRRALIYCALLGALGHATRTFMMHQFGLGIALATLIGALSIGFLAKLLAHRLKIPSMIFGVSAAIPMVPGVFAYQTMIGLLELVSLEPEQGQYILTEVAVNAVRTGAILAALGLGITTPAFLLERKKPVV; from the coding sequence ATGATTGACCTCTGGCCTATTGTTGTCGATGCATTCTGGTCTGGCATTGCCGCAACCGGGTTCGCTATTCTGTTCAATGTGCCGCGTCGCGCCCTGATCTACTGCGCTTTGTTAGGTGCCCTTGGGCACGCAACGCGTACCTTCATGATGCATCAATTCGGTTTAGGCATTGCCCTAGCGACCTTGATAGGCGCGCTCAGCATCGGCTTCCTGGCAAAGCTTCTGGCCCACCGCCTCAAAATTCCGTCGATGATTTTCGGCGTCAGTGCAGCAATCCCTATGGTACCGGGGGTCTTTGCTTATCAAACCATGATTGGTTTGCTGGAACTCGTCTCGCTGGAGCCGGAACAGGGCCAATACATCCTGACGGAAGTAGCCGTTAACGCGGTGCGTACAGGTGCCATCTTAGCCGCGCTTGGCCTGGGCATTACCACGCCAGCCTTCTTGCTAGAGCGAAAGAAACCCGTCGTTTAA
- a CDS encoding cytochrome P450: MAATSANQKPLPPGSLGLPFIGEPPRLLDTYYLMAQYAKYGPVYKTRVLGRNVAVFMGPEANRFLLQTGMHHFIWRDGWPPTFKELLGESLFVQDGDEHRIKRRLIMPAFHRQALHHYLGTMDEIARRYVAKWAQMGQFGWLQQNKQYTFEVASTLLTGSQPGDDIERLSHLFVTLTRGFVTLPLRWSWTPYGRALAARQELLKYIDRAIENRRQNPTHDALSLLVQTRDEEGNALSNEELQAQTLLLLFAGHETSASMLTSLAMALAQSPHVWEKARAEQEALHIGDALTMEHLRQMPYLDQVLKEVERMYPPVPAGFRAVTETFEFNGYTIPKGWTALYPINAAHRDPAVYTEPDAFDPDRFSPERNENSAPFSLVGFGGGPRVCVGFAFAQLEMKVLLSHLLRGYTWELLPRQNLSTYYRPTLMPKDGMQVIFHKR; the protein is encoded by the coding sequence ATGGCCGCCACATCCGCCAATCAGAAACCTCTCCCACCTGGCAGCCTGGGCCTCCCTTTCATTGGGGAGCCGCCGCGCCTGCTAGATACCTATTACCTGATGGCACAATACGCTAAATATGGCCCGGTCTATAAAACGCGCGTCCTGGGCCGCAATGTCGCCGTCTTTATGGGGCCGGAGGCCAATCGCTTTCTGCTGCAAACAGGCATGCATCACTTTATCTGGCGCGATGGTTGGCCGCCAACATTTAAAGAACTGCTGGGCGAATCGCTGTTCGTGCAAGATGGAGATGAACACCGCATCAAACGCCGCCTGATTATGCCCGCCTTCCACCGCCAAGCACTGCACCATTATCTGGGCACCATGGACGAAATTGCCCGTCGTTACGTCGCGAAGTGGGCGCAGATGGGCCAATTCGGCTGGTTGCAACAAAACAAGCAGTACACTTTTGAAGTCGCCAGTACGCTGCTGACGGGCAGCCAACCAGGTGACGACATCGAACGGCTGAGCCACCTGTTTGTGACGTTGACGCGGGGGTTTGTAACGCTCCCTTTACGCTGGTCCTGGACACCCTACGGCAGAGCATTAGCGGCACGCCAGGAACTCCTGAAATACATTGACCGCGCTATCGAAAATCGACGCCAAAACCCGACGCATGATGCACTTAGCTTGCTGGTGCAAACGCGCGATGAAGAGGGTAACGCGCTCAGCAATGAGGAGTTACAAGCCCAGACGCTGCTGCTGCTCTTCGCAGGGCACGAAACAAGCGCGAGTATGCTGACATCGCTGGCGATGGCACTGGCCCAATCCCCGCATGTATGGGAAAAAGCCCGTGCGGAACAAGAAGCGCTTCATATCGGCGATGCGCTGACAATGGAACACCTGCGCCAAATGCCTTATCTGGACCAAGTGCTAAAAGAAGTCGAGCGCATGTACCCACCGGTACCGGCTGGCTTCCGCGCTGTGACGGAAACATTCGAGTTCAATGGCTATACTATCCCCAAAGGCTGGACAGCCCTCTATCCGATTAATGCTGCTCATCGTGACCCGGCAGTCTATACCGAACCAGATGCTTTTGACCCGGATCGCTTCAGCCCAGAACGCAACGAAAACAGTGCGCCATTTAGTTTAGTGGGATTTGGGGGCGGCCCGCGCGTGTGTGTCGGCTTCGCCTTCGCCCAATTGGAAATGAAGGTGCTGCTATCACATTTGCTGCGCGGCTATACCTGGGAACTCCTACCGCGTCAGAACCTGAGCACGTATTATCGCCCCACCCTGATGCCGAAAGACGGCATGCAGGTTATCTTCCACAAGCGGTAA
- a CDS encoding alpha-amylase family glycosyl hydrolase — protein MPIHMPDLPEWTAGVHHDGSVMYVTNPLPELNETVTIKLRTPLAAPIRHVFIRAMVDGEYHWVPMRIQEETKTSQIWAGPLTVAQPRLDYRFKIMLDEGSYYYTALGMSHADTPDADDFTLLADYKAPLWVRDAIFYQIFPDRFYNGDPSNDTQNGEFEHAGVKSMKRQWGELPIPWAKGRSMDFFGGDLQGITQKLDYLRDLGVTSLYLCPIFLAGTNHKYDINDFWQIDPHFGGNEALAELRRALDERGMHIILDITTNHIGHQNTWYLDARDNPDADTAEFFDFNPTTGEIDTWLGVPILLKLNYTSQKLRDRMYRDDDAALRYWLKEPYCIDGWRLDVANMTGNLRTHQLDHDVWREMRPHIKQVKPDAYLLGEYFMDGTPHLGGDELDASMNYAGFNISVRRWLGGADVGTQDKHPHGDMSLLPSDAVAYQWQRFMGAVPYVIALQQFNQLGSHDTTRILHVAGEDKALVKAGTALLMGFPGVPCIYYGDEVGMTGGKDPDNRRTMPWDETDWDQDMRAFHQRLIEIRHNSPALKTGGFQLLLAEGDMLAYQRHLPDQTLIVAAYRGLDNAPDYHVPVWQGGIVDGAQLKDLLSGDVYTVEGGQIVLGGLAHGQALVLELQ, from the coding sequence ATGCCAATCCATATGCCTGATTTACCTGAATGGACAGCGGGTGTGCACCATGACGGCTCCGTCATGTATGTAACCAATCCCCTGCCGGAACTCAACGAGACTGTTACGATTAAACTGCGCACGCCGCTTGCTGCGCCGATACGCCATGTCTTTATCCGCGCTATGGTCGATGGTGAATATCATTGGGTGCCGATGCGCATACAAGAAGAGACAAAAACGTCGCAAATATGGGCTGGGCCGCTGACTGTTGCACAGCCTCGCCTGGATTATCGTTTTAAGATCATGCTCGACGAAGGCTCTTATTACTACACAGCCCTGGGTATGAGCCATGCTGATACGCCTGATGCGGATGATTTTACGCTCCTGGCGGATTATAAAGCCCCGCTTTGGGTGCGTGATGCCATCTTTTACCAGATCTTCCCGGATCGTTTTTACAATGGTGACCCCAGCAACGATACGCAAAATGGTGAGTTCGAGCACGCTGGCGTCAAGAGCATGAAGCGCCAATGGGGCGAGTTGCCGATTCCCTGGGCTAAAGGGCGCAGTATGGATTTCTTCGGTGGGGATTTGCAGGGCATTACCCAGAAGCTGGATTACTTGCGTGATCTCGGTGTGACGTCGCTTTATCTGTGCCCGATCTTTTTGGCGGGGACCAACCACAAATACGATATTAACGATTTTTGGCAGATTGACCCACACTTCGGCGGCAATGAAGCCCTTGCCGAGCTGCGCAGGGCGTTGGATGAACGCGGGATGCACATCATCCTGGATATTACGACCAACCACATCGGCCATCAAAACACATGGTACCTGGATGCGCGCGATAACCCGGATGCAGATACAGCCGAATTCTTCGACTTCAACCCGACGACGGGGGAGATCGATACCTGGCTAGGGGTGCCTATCCTGCTTAAGCTCAATTACACAAGCCAGAAGCTACGCGACCGTATGTATCGAGATGATGATGCCGCGCTGCGCTATTGGCTGAAAGAGCCTTACTGTATTGATGGATGGCGGCTGGATGTCGCCAATATGACGGGCAATCTGCGTACACATCAATTGGATCATGATGTGTGGCGTGAGATGCGACCTCACATCAAGCAGGTTAAGCCGGATGCTTATCTTCTGGGTGAGTACTTCATGGATGGCACGCCACACCTGGGTGGCGATGAACTGGATGCTTCCATGAATTATGCTGGTTTCAATATCTCTGTGCGGCGCTGGCTGGGTGGGGCTGACGTTGGCACGCAGGATAAGCACCCACACGGGGATATGTCTCTGCTGCCAAGCGACGCGGTGGCTTATCAGTGGCAGCGCTTTATGGGGGCTGTGCCTTACGTGATTGCGTTACAGCAATTCAATCAATTAGGCAGCCACGATACGACGCGCATTTTGCATGTCGCTGGAGAAGATAAAGCCCTTGTGAAGGCGGGTACTGCGCTTTTGATGGGCTTCCCTGGTGTGCCCTGCATTTACTATGGCGATGAGGTTGGTATGACGGGTGGCAAGGACCCGGATAATCGCCGGACGATGCCCTGGGATGAAACCGACTGGGACCAGGATATGCGCGCCTTTCATCAGCGATTGATTGAAATCCGCCACAACAGTCCGGCTTTGAAAACTGGCGGCTTCCAACTGCTGCTCGCAGAAGGCGATATGCTCGCTTATCAGCGCCACTTGCCGGACCAGACATTGATTGTAGCGGCTTATCGCGGGCTGGATAATGCGCCTGATTACCACGTTCCCGTCTGGCAGGGCGGCATCGTTGATGGCGCTCAGCTCAAAGACCTGCTCAGCGGCGATGTATATACCGTTGAAGGCGGTCAAATCGTGCTGGGAGGTCTCGCCCATGGTCAGGCGCTGGTGCTGGAACTGCAATAG